A genomic stretch from Falsibacillus albus includes:
- the rpsA gene encoding 30S ribosomal protein S1: protein MADDMNQVEVKSFAEGDKVKATVTKVEEKQVLVDIEGSKLDGIVPISELSSLHVEKASDVVNEGDELDLIVTKIEEDLLVLSKRKVDAEKAWDEMKNLFESGKIFDAEVKDVVKGGLVVDLGVRGFVPASLVEDYYVEDFSDYKGRTLSFKIVELDQEKNRLILSHRAVVEVEKEEKKKDLLEKLEAGQVLEGKVQRITDFGAFVDIGGVDGLVHISQLSHEHVEKPSDVVSEGDAVKVKILSVDRDNERISLSIKETQPGPWTNLSEKAPKGQVLNGVVKRIVSYGAFVEVFPGVEGLVHISQISHKHIATPHEVLKEGQEVEVKVLDVNEGEQRLSLSMKELEEKASTEDLKYEMPEENTGFQLGEMIGDKLKDLK, encoded by the coding sequence ATGGCAGATGACATGAATCAAGTTGAGGTAAAATCCTTTGCAGAAGGTGATAAAGTAAAGGCAACAGTAACAAAGGTCGAGGAAAAACAAGTCCTTGTGGATATCGAGGGCAGCAAGCTTGACGGCATTGTTCCAATTAGTGAATTGTCTAGTCTTCATGTGGAAAAAGCTTCTGATGTAGTGAATGAAGGCGATGAATTAGACCTGATCGTAACGAAGATAGAGGAAGACTTGTTAGTCCTTTCCAAGAGGAAAGTGGACGCTGAAAAAGCTTGGGACGAAATGAAAAATCTTTTCGAATCAGGCAAGATATTCGATGCTGAGGTAAAGGATGTCGTGAAAGGCGGTTTGGTCGTAGACTTGGGAGTGCGTGGATTTGTTCCAGCTTCATTAGTTGAAGACTACTATGTTGAAGACTTTTCCGATTACAAAGGAAGAACTTTATCTTTTAAAATCGTAGAATTGGATCAGGAAAAAAACCGTTTGATCCTTTCACACCGTGCAGTTGTTGAGGTTGAAAAAGAAGAAAAGAAAAAAGATCTTCTAGAAAAATTGGAAGCCGGCCAAGTGCTTGAAGGAAAAGTTCAAAGAATTACCGACTTTGGTGCGTTTGTAGATATTGGCGGAGTAGATGGACTTGTCCATATTTCCCAATTATCGCATGAGCACGTTGAAAAACCTTCTGATGTCGTTTCTGAAGGTGATGCAGTCAAGGTCAAAATCTTGTCGGTGGACCGCGACAATGAACGAATTTCATTATCCATTAAAGAAACCCAACCTGGTCCATGGACGAACTTGAGCGAAAAAGCTCCAAAAGGCCAAGTATTGAATGGTGTTGTCAAAAGGATTGTATCTTATGGCGCTTTTGTTGAGGTTTTCCCGGGAGTTGAAGGCCTTGTGCATATTTCTCAAATTTCCCATAAGCATATCGCAACACCGCATGAAGTATTAAAAGAAGGTCAAGAAGTTGAAGTTAAGGTCCTTGATGTCAATGAGGGAGAGCAAAGATTGTCGCTCAGCATGAAAGAGCTTGAAGAAAAAGCTTCAACAGAAGACCTGAAATATGAAATGCCTGAAGAAAATACAGGTTTCCAATTAGGAGAAATGATTGGGGACAAATTAAAAGACTTAAAGTAA
- the fni gene encoding type 2 isopentenyl-diphosphate Delta-isomerase, giving the protein MTRAKRKLEHIQYALTTGQKRRSGFDDIAFVHQSLPELSMSDIHLNTTIGELSLSSPIFINAMTGGGGENTKEINQKLAVSAREANVAIAVGSQMAAIKDKSERSTYEIVRKENPNGVIFANLGSEATVAQAEMAVEMVEADALQIHLNVVQELTMPEGDRDFKGALDRIQHIASALPIPVFVKETGFGISQETAIKLASAGAAGIDVGGFGGTNFAEIENERRQRKLHYFNDWGIPTAAAIVEASRTNSQLSILGSGGIQHAGDIVKALALGADAAGMAGFILKVLTDEGEEGLIKELNFIQEDMKMLMCSLGAANIPSLQKASMIISGNTYHWLSQRGFNPEQYSRRQI; this is encoded by the coding sequence TTGACAAGAGCAAAGCGTAAATTAGAGCATATTCAATATGCATTGACTACAGGGCAGAAACGCCGATCAGGCTTTGATGATATTGCTTTTGTACACCAAAGCTTACCTGAATTATCGATGAGTGATATACATCTAAACACGACAATAGGCGAACTTTCTTTAAGTTCGCCTATTTTTATCAATGCGATGACGGGTGGCGGAGGCGAAAATACAAAAGAGATCAATCAAAAATTAGCAGTGTCCGCTCGTGAGGCAAACGTCGCCATCGCGGTCGGTTCCCAAATGGCAGCAATCAAAGATAAATCCGAACGGTCCACTTATGAAATCGTCCGAAAAGAAAATCCGAACGGGGTGATCTTCGCAAACCTTGGAAGCGAAGCGACTGTTGCCCAGGCAGAAATGGCAGTGGAGATGGTTGAAGCAGACGCTCTGCAAATTCACTTAAATGTTGTCCAGGAGTTGACGATGCCTGAAGGAGACCGAGATTTCAAAGGGGCCCTTGACCGAATTCAGCATATCGCATCTGCTTTGCCAATTCCTGTTTTTGTGAAAGAAACAGGGTTTGGCATCAGCCAAGAAACGGCCATTAAACTTGCTTCTGCAGGTGCAGCAGGGATTGATGTCGGAGGCTTTGGCGGGACGAACTTTGCGGAAATAGAAAATGAAAGACGGCAGCGGAAACTCCACTATTTTAATGATTGGGGAATTCCTACTGCGGCTGCCATTGTGGAAGCATCCCGGACAAATTCACAATTGAGCATCCTTGGATCTGGAGGCATTCAGCATGCCGGGGATATTGTGAAGGCTTTGGCGCTGGGGGCTGATGCTGCTGGGATGGCTGGATTCATATTAAAGGTACTAACGGATGAAGGCGAAGAAGGATTGATTAAAGAATTGAATTTCATCCAAGAAGATATGAAAATGCTCATGTGTTCCCTTGGAGCTGCTAATATCCCTTCTCTTCAGAAAGCCTCGATGATTATCAGCGGAAACACCTACCATTGGCTGAGCCAAAGAGGATTCAATCCTGAACAATATAGCCGAAGGCAAATATAA
- a CDS encoding YpzI family protein, with protein MGKDRQEKKLKASKRVESDRDQALNKKGATSLEGPQEARNRQRG; from the coding sequence ATGGGAAAAGACAGACAGGAAAAAAAGTTGAAGGCATCAAAAAGGGTAGAATCCGACCGAGATCAGGCACTTAATAAAAAAGGAGCAACTTCGTTGGAAGGGCCACAGGAAGCGAGAAATCGCCAGCGAGGGTGA
- a CDS encoding YphA family membrane protein, translating into MPGIFYLWLLWGVWVLGTFFMERNKRERFFLSFISLLLLITFPYVVEFKDYQIQVPAIILAIICIIQISKYSFLEKIHLLIRYITVSFGYSGFLFMALYDPVWLIVEKKYMTIIFLVIIIHLLGFKDLKKMMVCLIISVTQGDIIYSVGLERLGIPTVIGAPDTLDTLALSSLVILMVKGFAAAAYYLESKQQFGKKQKQI; encoded by the coding sequence ATGCCGGGAATATTTTATTTGTGGTTGTTGTGGGGAGTTTGGGTTTTGGGAACATTTTTTATGGAGAGAAATAAACGGGAGCGTTTTTTTCTTTCGTTCATTTCGCTTCTCCTGTTGATTACTTTTCCTTATGTAGTGGAATTCAAGGATTATCAGATACAAGTTCCTGCAATTATCTTGGCCATTATTTGTATTATTCAGATCTCAAAATATTCTTTTTTGGAAAAAATACATCTTTTGATTCGATATATTACCGTTTCTTTTGGCTATTCAGGTTTTTTATTCATGGCACTTTATGATCCTGTGTGGTTGATAGTTGAGAAGAAATATATGACAATAATTTTTTTGGTGATAATCATTCATTTGCTCGGATTTAAGGATCTGAAAAAAATGATGGTCTGTTTAATCATTTCAGTCACTCAAGGGGATATCATCTATTCTGTAGGGTTGGAGAGACTGGGGATTCCAACCGTGATCGGTGCACCTGATACGCTTGACACCTTGGCGCTTTCAAGCTTGGTCATCCTTATGGTTAAAGGATTTGCTGCAGCGGCATATTATTTAGAGTCGAAACAGCAGTTTGGAAAGAAACAAAAACAAATATGA
- the der gene encoding ribosome biogenesis GTPase Der, which yields MTKPVVAIVGRPNVGKSTIFNRIVGERISIVEDIPGVTRDRIYSNAEWLTHEFNIIDTGGIEIGDAPFIEQIRQQAEIAIDEADVIIFLVNGREGATAADEEVAKILYRSKKPVVLAVNKVDNPEMRDQIYDFYSLGFGDPHPISGSHGLGLGDLLDEVVRAFPAQQEDEYSEDVIKFSLIGRPNVGKSSLFNALLGEDRVIVSDIEGTTRDAVDSAYSFEGQEYVIIDTAGMRKKGKVYESTEKYSVLRALRAIERSDVVLVVLNGEEGIREQDKRIAGYAHEAGRAVVIVVNKWDAVEKDEKTMKLFEQNIREHFQFLSYAPIVFVSAKTKKRLHTLMPVIDMASENHSLRVQSSILNEVIMDAIAMNPTPTDKGKRLKVFYATQVAVKPPTFVIFVNEPELMHFSYERFLENRIREAFGFEGTPIRIISRHRK from the coding sequence ATGACAAAACCAGTTGTTGCAATTGTAGGACGTCCAAATGTAGGGAAGTCGACGATTTTTAATCGGATTGTTGGAGAACGCATCTCCATAGTCGAGGATATTCCCGGAGTTACCAGGGACCGCATCTATAGTAATGCAGAATGGCTTACTCATGAATTTAATATTATTGATACAGGCGGGATTGAAATCGGGGATGCTCCATTTATTGAACAAATCCGCCAACAGGCAGAAATCGCCATTGATGAGGCTGACGTCATCATTTTCTTGGTGAATGGCCGTGAAGGAGCAACAGCAGCAGATGAAGAGGTAGCGAAAATTCTTTATAGATCAAAAAAACCCGTTGTTTTAGCAGTCAATAAAGTTGACAATCCTGAGATGCGGGACCAAATATATGATTTTTATTCCTTGGGATTTGGGGACCCCCATCCGATATCAGGTTCCCACGGATTAGGACTTGGGGACTTGTTGGATGAAGTGGTAAGGGCTTTCCCTGCTCAACAAGAAGATGAATATAGCGAAGACGTCATTAAGTTCAGCTTGATTGGACGTCCAAACGTCGGGAAATCATCATTGTTTAATGCGCTTCTAGGTGAGGACCGTGTAATTGTCAGCGATATAGAGGGGACCACAAGGGATGCGGTCGATTCCGCATATTCCTTCGAAGGACAGGAATATGTCATTATCGATACTGCTGGTATGAGGAAAAAAGGTAAAGTTTATGAAAGTACTGAGAAATACAGTGTACTAAGGGCATTAAGAGCCATAGAGCGCTCTGATGTCGTCCTTGTGGTCTTGAATGGCGAAGAAGGGATAAGGGAGCAGGACAAACGTATTGCCGGATATGCCCATGAAGCGGGGCGGGCGGTCGTTATCGTCGTCAACAAGTGGGACGCAGTTGAGAAAGATGAGAAGACCATGAAGTTATTCGAACAAAATATTCGCGAGCATTTCCAATTTTTGAGTTATGCCCCGATTGTATTTGTTTCGGCCAAGACGAAAAAGCGTCTGCATACCTTGATGCCTGTCATCGACATGGCAAGTGAAAATCATTCATTAAGGGTCCAATCAAGTATCTTAAATGAAGTCATTATGGATGCCATTGCAATGAACCCGACTCCAACCGATAAAGGGAAACGTTTGAAGGTGTTTTATGCAACTCAAGTTGCCGTGAAGCCGCCTACTTTTGTCATTTTCGTCAACGAACCAGAACTTATGCATTTCTCTTATGAAAGATTTTTAGAAAATCGTATTCGTGAAGCGTTTGGTTTTGAAGGAACTCCGATTCGTATTATTTCAAGACATCGGAAATAA
- a CDS encoding NAD(P)H-dependent glycerol-3-phosphate dehydrogenase: protein MKQSKKIAVLGAGSWGTALAMVLADNGHEVRLWGHNPNHIKEINETGINQKYLPDIALPKGIVGYSDLIAAMENVSTIILAVPTKAIREVLKKVQAIIADEVTIVHVSKGIEPDTHLRISEMILDEMPKSLLKDVVVLSGPSHAEEVSLRHPTTVTVSSENMDAAIEIQDLFMNHHFRVYTNPDIIGVEIGGALKNIIALAAGITDGLGYGDNAKAALITRGLAEIARLGTKMGANPLTFSGLTGIGDLIVTCTSVHSRNWRAGNMLGKGYKLDDVLSSMGMVVEGVRTTKAAYQLAKKFEVNMPITEALYHVLVNGENPKDAVDQLMARGKTNEMDDLVNILDERIFEE, encoded by the coding sequence ATGAAGCAGTCAAAAAAAATTGCGGTATTAGGAGCTGGAAGCTGGGGGACCGCATTGGCTATGGTTTTGGCGGACAATGGGCATGAAGTTCGTTTATGGGGGCATAATCCCAATCATATCAAAGAAATAAACGAGACGGGAATTAATCAAAAGTATCTTCCTGATATTGCTCTCCCTAAGGGGATCGTCGGGTATTCTGATTTAATTGCAGCAATGGAAAATGTTTCGACCATCATTTTGGCTGTGCCGACTAAAGCTATCAGGGAAGTGTTGAAAAAGGTACAGGCCATAATTGCAGATGAGGTCACGATTGTTCATGTAAGTAAAGGGATTGAACCAGACACCCATCTCCGCATTTCAGAGATGATCTTAGATGAGATGCCTAAAAGCCTTCTAAAGGACGTTGTCGTCTTATCAGGGCCAAGCCATGCCGAAGAAGTCAGTTTGCGGCACCCGACCACGGTCACCGTTTCTTCTGAAAATATGGACGCAGCCATAGAGATTCAAGATCTTTTCATGAATCATCATTTCCGGGTATATACCAATCCAGATATTATTGGAGTGGAAATAGGCGGGGCCTTGAAGAACATTATCGCCTTGGCAGCAGGAATTACAGATGGTTTGGGTTATGGAGATAATGCCAAGGCTGCGCTGATCACTAGAGGGCTTGCCGAGATTGCCAGACTGGGAACGAAGATGGGAGCCAATCCATTGACATTCTCAGGACTCACCGGAATCGGGGATTTGATCGTTACTTGTACAAGTGTGCACTCCCGAAACTGGAGAGCAGGCAACATGCTTGGCAAGGGATATAAGTTGGATGATGTCCTTTCAAGCATGGGAATGGTTGTAGAGGGCGTTAGGACGACAAAGGCAGCATATCAGCTTGCCAAAAAATTTGAAGTGAATATGCCCATCACAGAGGCTTTATACCACGTGCTCGTCAACGGAGAAAATCCAAAGGATGCAGTTGACCAACTCATGGCACGGGGAAAAACAAATGAAATGGATGATTTGGTAAATATTTTGGATGAACGTATATTCGAAGAATAG
- a CDS encoding DUF2768 domain-containing protein yields MSEGMLKMWISFAAMGLMALSILSIYFSRYKFKNRMLKFLTAFIAYICLIVGGLFMVYVVFSNPNG; encoded by the coding sequence ATGTCTGAAGGAATGTTAAAGATGTGGATATCATTCGCCGCGATGGGGCTGATGGCTCTATCGATCTTATCGATATACTTCAGCAGATATAAATTCAAGAATAGGATGTTGAAATTTCTTACTGCATTCATTGCATACATATGTTTAATTGTAGGCGGACTATTCATGGTCTATGTTGTTTTTTCAAATCCCAATGGCTGA
- the spoIVA gene encoding stage IV sporulation protein A — translation MEKVDIFKDIAERTGGDIYLGVVGAVRTGKSTFIKKFMELVVLPNISNEGERARAQDELPQSAAGKTIMTTEPKFVPNQAISVHVDEGLEVNIRLVDCVGYTVPGAKGYEDENGPRMIHTPWYEEPIPFHEAAEIGTRKVIQEHSTIGVVITTDGTIGEIPRYDYVEAEERVIEELKEVGKPFIMVINSARPHHPETDSLRVKLSEKYDIPVVAMSVESMREGDVINVLREALFEFPVLEVNVNLPSWVMVLRENHWLRENYQEAVKETVKDIKRLRDVDRVVQYFSDFEFIERAGLAGIDMGQGVAEIDLYAPDELYDEVLKEIVGVEIRGKDHLLELMQDFAHAKAEYDQVSDALKMVKQTGYGIAAPSLADMSLDEPEIIRQGHRFGVRLKAVAPSIHMIKVDVESEFAPIIGTEKQSEELVRYLMQDFEDDPLSIWNSDIFGRSLSSLVREGIQAKLSLMPENARYKLKETLERIINEGSGGLIAIIL, via the coding sequence TTGGAAAAGGTAGATATTTTTAAAGATATTGCCGAACGAACAGGCGGTGATATTTATTTAGGTGTAGTAGGTGCAGTAAGAACAGGAAAGTCGACATTCATCAAAAAATTCATGGAATTGGTCGTTTTGCCCAACATCTCCAATGAAGGGGAGCGTGCCCGTGCTCAAGATGAGCTGCCACAAAGTGCGGCAGGCAAAACCATCATGACGACAGAACCAAAGTTCGTTCCAAATCAAGCCATATCAGTTCATGTCGATGAAGGGCTTGAAGTGAATATCCGGCTGGTGGATTGTGTGGGATATACGGTACCTGGTGCAAAAGGATATGAGGATGAAAACGGTCCGAGAATGATTCACACTCCTTGGTACGAAGAGCCGATTCCATTTCATGAGGCAGCTGAAATTGGTACAAGGAAAGTGATTCAAGAACATTCAACGATTGGTGTAGTCATTACGACAGATGGAACAATCGGCGAAATTCCCCGCTATGATTATGTGGAAGCGGAAGAACGAGTGATCGAAGAACTAAAAGAGGTTGGGAAACCTTTTATCATGGTCATCAACAGTGCGAGGCCGCACCATCCCGAAACAGATTCCTTGCGCGTGAAACTGTCTGAAAAATATGATATCCCAGTCGTGGCCATGTCGGTCGAAAGCATGAGAGAGGGGGATGTCATAAATGTCCTACGTGAAGCACTCTTTGAATTCCCGGTTCTTGAAGTAAACGTAAATCTGCCAAGTTGGGTTATGGTGCTGCGTGAAAATCATTGGTTAAGGGAGAATTACCAAGAAGCGGTAAAGGAAACAGTCAAGGATATTAAGCGGTTGCGTGATGTGGATCGTGTTGTTCAATATTTCAGTGATTTCGAGTTCATTGAGAGAGCAGGGCTTGCAGGGATTGATATGGGCCAGGGTGTTGCAGAGATCGACCTATATGCTCCTGACGAGCTGTATGACGAAGTGCTGAAGGAAATTGTCGGAGTTGAAATTCGGGGGAAAGACCATTTATTGGAACTGATGCAGGATTTCGCTCATGCAAAAGCAGAATATGACCAGGTGTCTGATGCATTGAAAATGGTGAAACAAACAGGATATGGCATTGCAGCACCATCCTTGGCGGATATGAGCCTGGATGAACCGGAAATCATTCGGCAAGGCCATAGATTTGGCGTACGCTTGAAGGCTGTAGCTCCTTCGATTCATATGATTAAGGTCGATGTGGAATCAGAGTTCGCCCCAATCATTGGGACGGAAAAACAAAGCGAGGAACTTGTTCGCTACTTAATGCAGGATTTTGAAGATGACCCACTTTCCATTTGGAATTCGGATATTTTCGGGCGCAGCCTCAGTTCTCTTGTAAGGGAAGGGATTCAGGCTAAGCTGTCACTTATGCCTGAAAATGCGCGCTACAAACTAAAAGAGACACTGGAGCGAATCATCAACGAAGGCTCAGGTGGTTTGATTGCTATCATATTGTAA
- a CDS encoding HU family DNA-binding protein: MNKTELINAVAEATELSKKDATKAVDAVFESIQDALAKGDKVQLIGFGNFEVRERAARKGRNPQTGEEIEIAASKVPAFKPGKALKEAVK; encoded by the coding sequence ATGAATAAGACAGAATTGATCAATGCTGTTGCAGAAGCAACTGAATTATCTAAAAAAGATGCTACTAAAGCAGTTGATGCTGTTTTCGAATCTATTCAAGATGCTTTAGCAAAAGGTGATAAAGTACAACTGATCGGATTCGGTAACTTCGAAGTTCGCGAACGCGCTGCACGTAAAGGACGCAACCCGCAAACTGGTGAAGAAATCGAAATCGCAGCAAGCAAAGTACCTGCATTCAAACCAGGTAAAGCGCTTAAAGAAGCTGTTAAGTAA
- the folE gene encoding GTP cyclohydrolase I FolE, whose product MAEVNRAQIEEAVRLILDAIGEDPQREGLEDTPKRVAKMYEEVFSGLNQDPKEYFDTIFGEDHEELVLVKDIPFYSMCEHHLVPFYGKAHVAYIPKNGKVTGLSKLARAVEAVAKRPQLQERITATVVEAIMEKLEPHGAMVVVEAEHMCMTMRGVKKPGSKTITTAVRGSFAEDRQARSEVLSLIKQ is encoded by the coding sequence ATGGCAGAGGTCAATCGTGCGCAGATCGAAGAGGCTGTGCGTTTAATATTAGATGCTATTGGCGAGGATCCACAAAGAGAAGGGTTGGAAGATACCCCTAAAAGAGTGGCTAAAATGTATGAAGAGGTATTCAGCGGATTAAACCAAGATCCGAAGGAATATTTTGATACCATTTTTGGGGAAGATCATGAAGAACTGGTTTTAGTCAAGGACATTCCATTCTATTCCATGTGTGAGCATCATTTAGTCCCGTTTTATGGGAAAGCCCATGTAGCATATATACCGAAGAACGGAAAGGTTACCGGGCTGAGTAAGCTGGCACGGGCAGTGGAAGCAGTGGCAAAACGGCCACAGCTTCAAGAAAGGATTACAGCAACTGTAGTCGAGGCGATTATGGAAAAGCTTGAGCCGCATGGTGCCATGGTGGTTGTCGAGGCAGAACATATGTGCATGACCATGAGGGGCGTCAAGAAACCTGGTTCAAAGACCATTACGACAGCCGTACGAGGGTCATTTGCTGAAGATCGACAGGCAAGGTCTGAAGTCCTTTCGCTGATCAAGCAATAA
- the mtrB gene encoding trp RNA-binding attenuation protein MtrB → MKATSNQSDYVVIKAMDDGVNVIGLTRGTDTRFHHSEKLDKGEVMIAQFTEHTSAIKIRGKAKIMTSMGEIESEHK, encoded by the coding sequence TTGAAAGCGACATCCAATCAAAGCGATTATGTCGTCATAAAAGCAATGGACGACGGGGTCAATGTCATCGGATTGACAAGGGGCACAGACACAAGATTTCATCACTCCGAAAAGCTCGATAAAGGGGAAGTGATGATTGCTCAGTTTACAGAACACACCTCCGCCATTAAAATAAGAGGGAAAGCGAAAATCATGACGAGCATGGGTGAAATCGAAAGTGAGCATAAATGA
- a CDS encoding heptaprenyl diphosphate synthase component 1, whose translation MNLQQSMQQVAILKENLQNRLSHTYLQQFIENPVIDEDRILFFLSSIQHLELKASEIEKYVTTAMLIQIALDTHERINNQKESHFKKRQLTVLAGDYFSGLYYKLLADGENVTLVRTLAQGIKLVNEHKIAIYDKECHSIEAFMNSLKKVETAILEKFCEYFSERENLILKIGEQFLFLKRLLAEREHFLKWGTSILFDGLKKFSFPKLDMKHGLSDEQQRLLLRICEKYIDHTKDILEQMLLSIPAPNEYIIERIQQITKRRPAITNLFAEEG comes from the coding sequence ATGAATTTGCAACAGAGCATGCAGCAAGTAGCGATTTTGAAAGAAAATCTGCAAAATAGGTTATCACATACATATCTTCAGCAATTCATTGAAAATCCTGTGATTGATGAAGACCGTATTTTGTTTTTTCTTTCGAGCATCCAGCATCTAGAATTAAAAGCTTCAGAAATAGAAAAATATGTTACTACGGCGATGCTGATACAAATAGCCCTGGATACCCATGAAAGAATAAATAACCAAAAGGAATCCCACTTCAAGAAACGGCAGCTGACTGTGCTTGCTGGAGATTATTTCAGCGGGCTATATTATAAGCTTTTGGCGGATGGAGAAAATGTGACTCTTGTCCGTACATTGGCACAAGGGATTAAACTCGTAAATGAACATAAAATTGCAATCTACGATAAAGAATGCCACTCCATTGAAGCATTCATGAACAGTCTGAAAAAAGTGGAAACTGCTATTTTAGAAAAGTTCTGTGAATACTTTAGCGAAAGAGAGAATCTCATACTTAAAATTGGTGAACAATTCTTATTCTTAAAGCGTCTGCTTGCAGAGAGGGAGCATTTTCTTAAATGGGGTACGTCCATATTGTTTGATGGATTAAAGAAGTTTTCTTTTCCGAAGCTTGATATGAAGCATGGGTTGTCGGATGAACAACAGAGGCTGCTTTTGAGAATATGCGAAAAGTATATCGACCATACGAAAGATATTCTTGAACAAATGCTTCTTTCGATTCCCGCACCAAATGAATATATCATTGAACGAATACAGCAAATAACGAAAAGACGGCCAGCGATCACTAATTTATTTGCAGAGGAAGGTTAA
- a CDS encoding demethylmenaquinone methyltransferase: MQSKEQRVHHVFEKIYDNYDKMNSVISFQQHKRWRKDTMRQMGVNQGASALDVCCGTADWTIALADKAGKSGKVVGLDFSENMLKIGKEKVKDYPQIELVHGNAMELPFEDNTFDYVTIGFGLRNVPDYLTVLKEMNRVLKPGGIAVCLETSQPTMFGYKQLYYLYFRYIMPVFGKLFAKSYNEYSWLQESARDFPGMQELADMFEDAGFKQVRFKPYSGGVAAMHMGQKDTNS; the protein is encoded by the coding sequence ATGCAATCCAAAGAGCAACGTGTTCACCATGTTTTTGAAAAAATTTACGATAATTACGATAAAATGAATTCCGTCATCAGTTTTCAACAGCATAAACGATGGCGAAAAGATACAATGAGGCAAATGGGTGTGAATCAAGGGGCCAGTGCATTGGATGTTTGTTGTGGAACTGCCGACTGGACGATCGCTTTGGCTGATAAGGCCGGTAAGAGCGGAAAAGTGGTCGGGCTGGATTTCAGTGAAAATATGCTCAAAATCGGCAAGGAAAAAGTGAAAGATTATCCGCAGATAGAACTTGTTCATGGCAATGCAATGGAACTGCCGTTTGAAGACAATACATTTGACTACGTCACCATCGGGTTTGGGTTGAGAAACGTCCCTGATTACCTGACGGTGCTGAAGGAAATGAACAGAGTATTAAAGCCGGGCGGTATTGCTGTTTGTCTGGAAACCTCGCAGCCGACCATGTTTGGCTACAAGCAATTATATTATTTGTATTTTCGTTATATCATGCCGGTTTTTGGCAAGCTGTTTGCCAAAAGCTACAACGAATATTCCTGGCTTCAGGAATCGGCAAGGGATTTTCCTGGCATGCAAGAATTAGCGGATATGTTTGAGGACGCGGGATTCAAACAGGTACGTTTCAAACCATATAGCGGCGGCGTAGCTGCTATGCATATGGGGCAAAAAGACACGAATTCATAA